DNA sequence from the Actinomycetota bacterium genome:
GCTAGGCGACCTTCTGCCGGATCTTCTCGCCCTCCAGCAGCGAGAGCACGACGGCGTCGACCGCCTCCCGGTACCCCCACTCCCCCAGCTTCTCCTGATCCAGTCCTTCGATCGCCGGAGCAATGGTGATCCCCGCCAGGTAGTCGTCGATCACCCGTGGGTATATGTAGGAGGACCGGCACACCGCCGGGGTGTTCCCGATGCTCTGCGCGACCTCCTTGACGGCCGCGACCACCGCCCGCTTCCGGGCCGTCGCCGACTTGGCGTCCAGCTTTTTGGACAGCGCGACCGCGGCCAGGACGGTAGCGGCCCAGGTGCGAAAGTCCTTGGCGGTGAAGTCTCCGCCGCTGATCTCCTTGAGGAACAGGTTGACGTCGGCGGACTTCACGTCGACCCAGCGCCCACCGACCTTGTAGGCGAGCAACTCGGTGCCGGAGCGGCGTCTCTTGAGCGTTGCGATGATTTCGTAGATGTCGGGGTCGACGATCTTGTGGACCTGGCGCTGCTGGTGTTTGGCGATGAAATCGAAGGTGATGGAGTAGTCAGGCCCCAGGCGGACGTGGCTTTTCAGGATCGTTGCGATGCCGAAGGTCGAGTGCTTGGTGGTGTACTGCTCGCTCCCCAGCCGGAACGCCCCCCGGTCGAGCATCCGTGCGGCCGCCGCGAGCACCCTCTCCCGGCTCATGTCGGGCGCCATCAGGCACTGGCGGGTCTGGCGCCTGAGGTCCGGCAGGCAGTGGGCGAACTCGATCATGTGCTGGAACTTCAGCTGGTCCCGCATGGTGCGCCAGTGCGGGTGGTACAGGTACTGCTTTCGTCCGGCGACGTCGTAGCCGATGGCCTGGATGTGGCCGTTGGGGAAGGGGCAGATCCAGACGTCGTTCCACGCCGGAGGAATCGCCAGGGTCCGGATGCGCACCAGGGTCTCGGGGTCGTCCAGCGGCCGGCCGAACGGGTCCAGGTACTGAAAGCCCTTGCCCCGGCGGACGCGGGTGATGCCCGGCCGGGACTGGTCGGACCTTCTCAGGCGGGGCATGCGGAACTCCTGCAGGGCAGTGGGGCCGGGTTGCTCATGGTGCCCGGACGTTACCCGGGCGAAAGCGCGCGGAAACTTCGCAAGCGCCGCGGTCCTCCGGAGCATGACACGGGTATCTTGAAGGCATGGCGAAGATCGGTGTCATCTCCGATACCCACCTGCCTCGGGGCAACCGCAGGATTCCCGAGGAGGTCTTCTCGTTGTTCGAAGGCGCCGACCTGATCCTGCACGCCGGCGACTTCGTGCAGGCCGAGGTCCTCTACGAGCTCGGCGCGATCGCCCCGGTCAAGGGCGTGTTGGGCAACTGCGACACGCCCGAGCTGGCCCGGCAGGTCCCCGTCAAGGAGTCGATCGAGGTCGAGGGCGTACTCATCGGCATGATCCACGACTCGGGCGACCGGGAGCGGCGGCGCAAGCGGATGACCGACGCCTTCCCCGGCCACCGGGTGGTCGTGTTCGGGCACTCGCACATGCCGGTTGTCGACGACGACGGCGATCTGCTCCTGCTCAACCCCGGGAGCGCCTGCGACCCTCGCCGGGCCAAAACCCCTACCGTGGCGATCCTGGACATCACCGACGGCAAGCCGAGCG
Encoded proteins:
- a CDS encoding metallophosphoesterase family protein, translating into MAKIGVISDTHLPRGNRRIPEEVFSLFEGADLILHAGDFVQAEVLYELGAIAPVKGVLGNCDTPELARQVPVKESIEVEGVLIGMIHDSGDRERRRKRMTDAFPGHRVVVFGHSHMPVVDDDGDLLLLNPGSACDPRRAKTPTVAILDITDGKPSARLVEL
- a CDS encoding DNA topoisomerase IB; the protein is MPRLRRSDQSRPGITRVRRGKGFQYLDPFGRPLDDPETLVRIRTLAIPPAWNDVWICPFPNGHIQAIGYDVAGRKQYLYHPHWRTMRDQLKFQHMIEFAHCLPDLRRQTRQCLMAPDMSRERVLAAAARMLDRGAFRLGSEQYTTKHSTFGIATILKSHVRLGPDYSITFDFIAKHQQRQVHKIVDPDIYEIIATLKRRRSGTELLAYKVGGRWVDVKSADVNLFLKEISGGDFTAKDFRTWAATVLAAVALSKKLDAKSATARKRAVVAAVKEVAQSIGNTPAVCRSSYIYPRVIDDYLAGITIAPAIEGLDQEKLGEWGYREAVDAVVLSLLEGEKIRQKVA